The genomic stretch CTGGGGTTGTTTCCGGCGATCGCAGCCTGGGGCATGACGGTGATGCAGGGGACACTGCTTGTGGGCGGAGGAAAAAATCTGCAGGAGATTTTAACCGCGAATCCGTTTACCGAGGTGAATGGATTTCTGATGAACGGCATGGTGGTAATGGAGCGGGGCTTCATCTTCACCTGTATGATTCTGGCGGCGATCTGTGCCTGCCTGATTGATGGCAAATATCGATCGGCGGCCATCTGGTCCGTCATCGCGGCGATCTTCGCGTTTCTCGGTTTGACGAACGCTTACGAGGTTGTGGGGAACGACATCCACTTCCGCCTGGCGTTTACCGAAGGGACCAAAGAGGCACTCACTTTCAGTGCCACGGGCATTGGTGTGGGCTACCTGTTGTTTGCGGCGACCTTCCTGATTCTGGGCGGGATGCGCGATGCAGAGCCACCCATCGAAACGGAAGACGAACCCAATCCCCGGATAGAACCGGGGCACTGACGGGCGCGCGAAAGTTCGCTCATTCTATGGTTGTTCCGCGGCCTGCTGTTGGGCGAATTATGGCTGTGTCGGGGCTTCGTAGATGCGCACGTTGCGGAACTGGCTTTCGGCCCGGGCGATCACATCTTCATCGGCGATGAAGTGCAGGTAACGGTATTTCCCGGTCAGATAGCGACCCACGCGAATCCGGAACCGTTTCCAGCCCGTTCCCGAATAGGTATTGAACTGCTGGCCGATGTGTGACCAGGCTTCGTAGCCGTAAATCTGGAACGTGTGGTTTTCCCGGTTGTATTCCCGGTCGGTATCGAAGCCGAACCCGTGAATCTGTCCCTGATGAGAGGAACGGAAATCGAACTCGATGACCGTATCGGGAGTGATTTCCTGGTTCACTTCCACGCTCTTCCAGGCGTTGCCCCACAGGCGAATGCCTTTGCCATTTTCAATCAGTTGATAGTCGGTGGGCAGTTCGTACTGGCCATCCTGAAAACTGTAAGGCTCAATCTTCGTGGAAGCGAAGTCAATCGCCGGGATATCACCGGGAGGATCGGCGACAGAGAACTGGCTGCGGGCCGGAAAGGTTTCCTGGTCTGCGACCAGCCGATTCTGTTCCCGTCCCTGGCTGTTGAACACAATGGCCTGACCGGCTTCGACGAGGATCGGCTGATCGGGTACCTGTTCCTGGTCGATGTCTTCATCGGGGCGGGAGAGGGAGCGGGTCACCTGCACGCTTCCGTCGAAGACATGCAGTTCGGATTCGTTGTCCGGGTTGACGGCCAGACCGAAGTTAGCGGCCTGTGAGAGGATCGTCAGATTGGCCGTGGTGAGGGTAAAATCATGGTTGCGTGATGTCCCGACGACAGCCAGTCGACCCGATTTCAGATAAGCGCGGCTGTCTGAATTGAGGCCCAGTTCAGCAGGACCTTCCAGCGCAATCGTGGTGCCTCCCAGAAAATCAATCAGGGCGCGGCCCGATTTCAGCTTGAGCCAGCCGGGAACCAGGGGCTTGCTGACATCCTGGGTCCACTCGGTCCGTTCCCAGACAGCATCGTGTTCTTCAATGATCATGGCAGCGGGAACACCATCGCTGGAATCGATTCGCGCGATAGCCTGCGCGGGCTGGCTCTCCATGAGCAGCAGCATCGCCAGGCAGACGCAGACGGCCAGGGTGGCAGCGAGTGCATAGCGGGTGAAGGCCAGCTGTTTGCGCGTCGAAGCGACTTTGAGATCCTGTGCAGGCTCGGTCTGGGTGATGATTTCGGGAGTACAGAATTCCTCGGGAAGTGGTTCGGTCTGTCCCTGTTCCCACTGCAGCATGGAATCGAGATTCATCATCTCCAGGTAGAGCTCGCGTGACGTCTCATCGGACTCGAGTCGTTTCAGAAACTCCTGACTTTCTTCCTCGGTGAGCAGACCGTCGAGGAAGGCAGAAATGATTTCTTCGGGGTCTTTCCGATCCCCGTCAGGATATTGTGGATTTTGATTCATGACAGGCTATTCTCCCTGCTCGCTGGCAAGTGATTTCTGAACGCACTCTTGTAAAAGTTGTCGAATCCGGTACAGCATCTGAGAAACAGCGCCCACGGAGCGGCCCTGTTCCTCGGCGATGGCCTGGACTGACCCGCCTGCAGCATAGCGCTGCTGAATCAGGCGGCGACTTTGTTCCGGCAGCTTGGCCAGACATCGGGAGAGAACCCGCTGCATGTCTTTGGAACCTGCCAGTTTTTCTTCATTCTGTTTGGCCAGCATGGATACCAGCTCTACGTTAAACACCATCGAATCCCGTTTGTTGTCGCGATAATAGGCCAGAACCTGAAAGTAAGCTACTTTGCAGGCCCAGGCGACGAAGTTGGAACCCGGTTCGAATTCTTCACTGCGCCGCCAGAGCACCAGGTTGGTTTCCTGCAGGACATCCTGGACCGCTTGTGTGTCGGGCAGCAGCGAACGGATATAGGCGTATAGCTTGCTCTGATGCGCTGTGAGCAGTTGAACAAAATTTTCCGTCTCTTCCGGCTTCAAGTCGGGCGCTTTCAGGATCAATGCTATCGGTAACGTCATGATTCTTAGTGTTTCTGCATTAATATACCAGATTGCAGAGAATCTCACCAAAAGAGGGCCATTCCCTCAAAAATTTCATAAATTGAAGCATATATGTATTATTCCGCATAAGATCGACGGGGCGACCGGTATATTAGACCAGATCACGTTTTAAAACGCTGTGAATTCTCACCTTGAGAACTGATAATCAGGAATTGCCCGCAATGAACTACCTGGCATATGTTAAGCGCTCTCTGTGCCTGTTGAGTCTCACGCTCGCTCTGCCCCTGGCGGCGAATCTGTCTTTCGCTGACAAGCAGAACGGTGGTACGTCTACCCCCAGCAGCTATCGGGAGCTGATTCTCGCCA from Gimesia chilikensis encodes the following:
- a CDS encoding anti-sigma factor — translated: MNQNPQYPDGDRKDPEEIISAFLDGLLTEEESQEFLKRLESDETSRELYLEMMNLDSMLQWEQGQTEPLPEEFCTPEIITQTEPAQDLKVASTRKQLAFTRYALAATLAVCVCLAMLLLMESQPAQAIARIDSSDGVPAAMIIEEHDAVWERTEWTQDVSKPLVPGWLKLKSGRALIDFLGGTTIALEGPAELGLNSDSRAYLKSGRLAVVGTSRNHDFTLTTANLTILSQAANFGLAVNPDNESELHVFDGSVQVTRSLSRPDEDIDQEQVPDQPILVEAGQAIVFNSQGREQNRLVADQETFPARSQFSVADPPGDIPAIDFASTKIEPYSFQDGQYELPTDYQLIENGKGIRLWGNAWKSVEVNQEITPDTVIEFDFRSSHQGQIHGFGFDTDREYNRENHTFQIYGYEAWSHIGQQFNTYSGTGWKRFRIRVGRYLTGKYRYLHFIADEDVIARAESQFRNVRIYEAPTQP
- a CDS encoding sigma-70 family RNA polymerase sigma factor; protein product: MTLPIALILKAPDLKPEETENFVQLLTAHQSKLYAYIRSLLPDTQAVQDVLQETNLVLWRRSEEFEPGSNFVAWACKVAYFQVLAYYRDNKRDSMVFNVELVSMLAKQNEEKLAGSKDMQRVLSRCLAKLPEQSRRLIQQRYAAGGSVQAIAEEQGRSVGAVSQMLYRIRQLLQECVQKSLASEQGE